AACGTTTATTTATGGAGTAAATTTTATGTCCAACACAGCCCTTTTAGCAGTAAACGGCACCTTGATGCGCGATCTTGAGCTCAACCCAAATTTATTGAATGTGGGTGCCACATTCATTCGCGAAGACAAAACAGATAAGCATTATCGTCTATGGACCATCAATGATGCTCATCCTGCTATGATTCGCACACTTGAAGAGAACAACAGTGTTGATCTTGAAATATGGGAATTACCAATGGCAGCCTTTGCCTCAGTATTGAGCAATGAGCCTGCAGGGCTTACTATTGGTAAAGTTAAACTGGCCGATGGCACAGAATTGCTTGGTGTCTTAGGTGAGTCATGGCTCGTTGAAGGGCAACGTGAAATCACTGAAACTGGCGGCTGGCGCAACTATACCAAGTTATAAATCATTAACGCATAAATCGAGATGTAAAAGAATGTCCGTATAAAATTTTTTATACGGACATTCTTGGAAACTCTTTAACCGCATTCAGTTTCGAATTTAAGGCGTGATAATATGAGTAGCAGAAACAATACGGAACAATCTGATACCGCCTCCGGTGTTCAAATAGCAATAATCCTTTTGGGTATTTTGGTTACCCCACTTTTGCTAGCATCATCGAACCTTGGTAGCCAGCTGACATTAGGGTCAGCAGCGCTGGTCATTGCTGTCGGTAGTTTAATTCTAACCGTTCTTGCTGTAATCAACATTATTATTGGTGAAAAAGCGCGCTTACCTACTTATGGTATTGTAAAATACTCATTCGGTAGTAAAGGAGCTAATGCCATCAATGTCATTATGGCCATTAGTCTATTTGGTTGGATAGCTGTGACCGCCAATATGTTTGGCAATAGTCTACAAAATCTTTTAATAACTCAGTTCCAGCTTGATTTGCCTTTTCCACTCATCGTAGCCTTCGGCTGTGTTATTTTTGTGGCCTCTACTGCTTTTGGTTTTGAAGCTTTGGGCAAGGTGTCGAAATTTGCAGTGCCCATTATCGTGCTACTGATGCTAGTGATTTTATATATGTCACTAACATCTTCTGTGGCTGTGGTAGAAAAGGTCAGTACTTTAAGCTTTGGTGCCGCGGTCTCTTCAGTGGTAGGTACTATCATAGTATTGGTTGCCACCTCTCCTGACTTTGGTAGCTTCGTGCGTAACCGTAAACATGCCATAATGGCTGCCGTTTTGACTTTTGGTGTGGCTTATCCTGTGCTATTTTTAATAGGGGCAATACCGGGTTCAATTACTTCTGAGGACTCGTTATTATCAGCCATGGCGATTATCGGCACGACGTTACCGGCTGCTATTTTGCTAGTATTTGCTTGTATTACCGGCAATGCGGGTAATATGTTCCAAGGTACATTAGTGCTATCAACCTTATTCACTAAGTTTCCCAAATGGCAAATTACCGTTACTCTAGGTATCTTAGCAGTCATAGTGGGTAGTATGGATATCTTGACGTGGTTCATCCCGTTCTTACTATTTCTTGGGATTGCAACGCCGCCCATAGCCGGTATTTACATTGCTGACTTCTTTATCAACCGCCAAGATGGTTATGATGAGGCGAGCCTGGAAAAAGATCCTGCAATCAAACCGTTAACTTTCGTGGCTTGGGTTGTGGGCTCATTTATTGGCTTTTGTACTGTAAATGGCTGGTTTACTTTATCTGGTATCCCATCACTAGATTCTCTTCTGATTGCCTCTATAGGCTATTTTATCTTCACTAAGATGGGTAGTAAAACTTCTCAGAAGACAAATAGTAATGCCTAAGTTTTCAAGTTCGATCTTACAAGTTCATTTGTAATTAAGTCTAAACTTATTAAAAGTTAAAAAAATGCCCCATCTTATTAGATGGGGCATTTTTTTAACACCTCGGCGCAGAATTCCCCTACTTCTAAAGTAGTGGGATGAATGCGTATTTTTGGGTTACTATTTGGTGTGTTTGTTATAATAATTAATAATTATACCGCCAATGACAAACAACTTCTATATGAGCAAACAAATCCTTAAAGCCCATAAAATCAGACTGTACCCGACAGAGGATCAACAAATATTCTTTGCTAAGTCATTCGGCTGCGCTCGTTTTATATGGAATAGAATGCTTGCTGATAAAATAAAACATTATGACTG
The sequence above is a segment of the Psychrobacter sp. PL19 genome. Coding sequences within it:
- a CDS encoding cytosine permease produces the protein MSSRNNTEQSDTASGVQIAIILLGILVTPLLLASSNLGSQLTLGSAALVIAVGSLILTVLAVINIIIGEKARLPTYGIVKYSFGSKGANAINVIMAISLFGWIAVTANMFGNSLQNLLITQFQLDLPFPLIVAFGCVIFVASTAFGFEALGKVSKFAVPIIVLLMLVILYMSLTSSVAVVEKVSTLSFGAAVSSVVGTIIVLVATSPDFGSFVRNRKHAIMAAVLTFGVAYPVLFLIGAIPGSITSEDSLLSAMAIIGTTLPAAILLVFACITGNAGNMFQGTLVLSTLFTKFPKWQITVTLGILAVIVGSMDILTWFIPFLLFLGIATPPIAGIYIADFFINRQDGYDEASLEKDPAIKPLTFVAWVVGSFIGFCTVNGWFTLSGIPSLDSLLIASIGYFIFTKMGSKTSQKTNSNA
- a CDS encoding allophanate hydrolase-related protein, which translates into the protein MSNTALLAVNGTLMRDLELNPNLLNVGATFIREDKTDKHYRLWTINDAHPAMIRTLEENNSVDLEIWELPMAAFASVLSNEPAGLTIGKVKLADGTELLGVLGESWLVEGQREITETGGWRNYTKL